From Glycine max cultivar Williams 82 chromosome 11, Glycine_max_v4.0, whole genome shotgun sequence, the proteins below share one genomic window:
- the LOC100815178 gene encoding agamous-like MADS-box protein AGL80 codes for MGRKKVKLAFIANNTKRITTFRKRKKSLMKKAEELNTLCGIEAFRSRPELDQGRKKVNQESFVSQSIVKGQDKLQKVVKENKEIEMSSFMTQCLNIGNVQPCKNITTADLNVLSSMIEQDLMDVDKRMEMQNCNQLEAPSQLQMQTTPTYKPDMQTLANQPGDQMQTLENQPDMQTLTNQLGDQMQNLAN; via the exons ATGGGTCGGAAGAAGGTGAAACTTGCATTCATAGCCAACAATACCAAAAGGATCACAACAttcaggaaaagaaagaagtcaCTGATGAAGAAGGCGGAGGAACTCAACACCCTTTGTGGCATTGAAGC GTTCAGAAGCAGGCCTGAATTGGATCAGGGTAGGAAGAAAGTGAACCAAGAGAGTTTCGTTTCCCAAAGTATAGTGAAGGGTCAAGACAAGTTGCAGAAAGTTGTGAAGGAGAACAAGGAGATTGAAATGTCCTCGTTCATGACTCAGTGTCTTAATATAGGGAATGTTCAACCTTGTAAGAACATTACCACAGCTGATTTGAATGTTCTTTCATCTATGATTGAACAGGATCTGATGGACGTTGATAAAAGAATGGAAATGCAGAATTGCAACCAGCTGGAGGCACCATCTCAACTCCAGATGCAAACAACACCAACATACAAACCTGATATGCAAACCCTAGCAAACCAACCTGGTGATCAGATGCAAACCCTAGAAAACCAACCTGATATGCAAACCCTAACAAACCAACTTGGTGATCAGATGCAAAACCTAGCAAACTAA